The Hordeum vulgare subsp. vulgare chromosome 7H, MorexV3_pseudomolecules_assembly, whole genome shotgun sequence DNA window AATCAAAAcaccttttgttttttgttttaggcAAGCTCAAGAGTCAGGCACTAGTTGGCCGGAAGAATCGGCACAAAACACTAGTTTAATAGCCCTCCCTCCCTTGGGAATGAAATGAAATGAATTATAGCCTTGAGGACAACCCTATGCCAGGCCGGCAAGCAATGAGAGACACTGACGACATGTGATTATCGCATACAAAATTCAAGTCTACGCCCAAGAGAATTCTTCCTCGACAGGTATCCTCCAACTAATTTTGTACCCACATCATACCCGAGCATCACCACATCAGCGTTATTCCAACCAGCTTCCCATGTCTTCAGGGAAGAGGTTTCCCAAAGTCGCGACGCAGCTGCGCGGCATGGAGCTgcttctctcacaagaaagaaaCCACGCATGGAATTTCTTTCCTACCGTTTCATTATCGCTGTCAGGGCGGCGTGCAGGGGGCTCTCCTTTGATGCCACCACACGGCGCTGCTGACGGAACAGAGAATGGCGACCCCTGAAAGCGGAGCCCTGCTTGCTGGGGAAAAGGCGCGCGCAGACTTGCAAGAATGACTCGTTCTCCTGTTGAATGGGCAAATCCTCCATTTCAACCTCCTGGCCGATTTCGGTCTGTGCCTGCGGTCACATCACGAAAAGCAGAGTTTACGAAACAAAATCCAAAAATATGCAGGCATACAGAAATGACTTTTAAACCAATATTGTTGATGCCTATTGATCCGGTTACTAACATCTGATGTGGGTACACTAGAAAAGAGAAACGGCGCAACGTCCACTAATGGAAGAACCAACAACGCATGTGAGTGGGACAAAAAGCACATTGCAAtacaagtcaatgttatatttccATATATTACTAGTTGCCGGGAACAATTTGATGGTTCAGCTACCAAAGGTAGCAATACAGGCTGAAAAACAAACCGCTTAACAAGACAATTATGAACCTTTTTGCCCATGTTGGTCCTAGCAACATTGTCAAATACCGCCACACCATACACAAAAAGAAGTTGAAATTTCCAGGATACCAGCCTGGCTAAAATTACCTTCTGTTCATGGCGCCCAACTACTGGGTCATCATTAGGCTGAGTGGAAGTAAGCTCGTCCTGACTGTTCAGATCTTTATACTCCTCTTCCTTTTCCTCCGAGTACTGTCTGGAGACCTCATCTTCATAGTCAGGAGATGGATTATTGACGGATTTTCCACGATCTTCCATCTGATCATCTGTTTCCATTGTCGCTTTAAACACATCAGTATGTCGTGGTTGCTCCTGACTAGAGGCTGTGTCATGACTACCATGATTATTATCACCGAAGTTTACCTGGTGTGCAAAAGCGTGAGTTAGTTCAAGCATTCAAGGTGAAGACGATCCACATAACCGGTAATGCAAATTTACATTATGAGAATAAGCCAAGTGTTTATGAAGTAAAAGCACACCTTCCAGTACGACAACTGAATGAATGGTGAGAAAAACTTATGACTACACAGTTATGGAGTTACCAAAACGACACCAGGAACACTTATGCCCCCAATATGGTGAAGAGTACTCTAGTGTCACCAGGAACACTTATGACTACACACAAACACAGATAACAGaagcatggcaattctactgagcaTGGTCTATTACTCAAACATAAAATAAAGCAACTAGAGAAACAAATCCGATGTACATTACACAACACAACAGCCTCAACTCAAAAGGTAATAGGTGAAAAATGCATATATATGCATACAGAACACAAAGAATGCATGGATGTAGCTGTTGATTCTAACCTCCATGTTGCGCTCTTCAGAAATGTTCACCACAGTGACTTCATTATCAACAGATAAAAATTCATCCCTTTCCTTCTTACGCCGTGTAACTTGACAAACAGCACATGCACAATCATTTTTGTGTCGATCATTCCTGTATTCAAACACACATAAGAATATAGAATAATATCTCCTGCAGCAGCATAGAGAACCAAAAATTCAGCAGCTGGATATATTGGGATAATGTGCTTTCTGTTCGTTAGGAAGTCCACAGGAAAGTGTCCTGCCTTCCTATTAAATAATATTAATCTAACAAAAATAATCAAGAAAAAATATGTGCGCTGGACTACCCACCATGCCTCTGTTATatctgttaggaaagcaacttatctgtattgaaggcccaaggggcatatatatattacacatgacttgaggtgcaaggaaagtaaacatagactaataagaactcctagactaatactaatagactaataaggactcctagactaatactaatacttcctaacaccccccctcaaatgcaaagcgtatgcaatagcattgcatttgaagaagtgtaatactaaaaaacaatgataatccaaatccgcgtcttgagagtgtcgtcgtagcatgaagagtcttcaaaacttgtcgagtcgccgaagaagagaacgaagagatggcacatcagaggtagacaccacATCACTttaagatacaagataagtatcaagagaagatgggttgtcaaaagaagatggcacatcaagagaataaagcattgtgcagGAAAATcgtagtccacgacaaccgtcggcgaaagaagctcggcggataaggcacgatggacgtagatcgacaatgcaaaagaagtccagaaaatcctatagaaaaacaacaagggcaagtaggccacaaaagttgcatagaaaggatcaggaccggaaaaaggctgacggactaaggtatggtggactcgcatgacatGAGAAtacacaaaatatcaacggatttggtggacgcagcggaatAGAAAGCTAGATGTGATAGCAGCGAAAGAAAATCAGAAAATTTATGGCGGCGAAAAAGAAAACACAGCAGAGTGGCAAGAGGCCAAGTGCCCACGTACACAGCAGGATCATGTGTACAAAATCAGAAGCAAATGGAAATAGCACGAGCTTGCGTCAGTAGGCAGAGGAACACGCAAGCAGCAGCAGAAGCATGCAACACGCTAGCACCACACACGTGCACAGGGAAGAGCAACCCGTGAGCAGCCCGGGACGCCCAATTCAGGCAAGAGAACAGCCGGGCGGGACGAGGCCGATGGATTGACGTGAAGTTGACCAGCGGTTCACCGATCTTGGACGGGATGCACGAGCGGAGAGGCCACCCACCAAGCTGCAGCTGGACTGATTTGGAGTACGCGTGAGCACGCAGGACTGCGTCTGCGCCGGCCTTCTGGATCACGCGCGCGAACGTTGTAGATGGCCCAACCGCCATAGTGGCAATGACAGCAAGAGCATGAGATCGATCCAGAAGAGGTCAATCGAAGATAGATGACCGGAAAAAAAAAAAATCGATCATGAAGCGAGTTGCGGCGCCAGCGGATCGGCAGCCTCGTGCTGCGAGAGCCAGCAGGGGCGGCTGGAGCACGACGACGACAGCAGCGCGAGCAGCAGGAAAACCACCCACGTTCTCGGCTGGATCGCCAGGTCGGGAAAGACGCGGTGCGACGCCTCGGCGACGGGCCACGAACGGGATCCAGACGGCACACCAGCAACAGGAGGAGATCGGGAGTTGGGTCCCTGCTTCGAGTGGGTCCAGCGGATCTCGCGAGCTCGAGCAGGAGCTAGCGATCAGCGATCAGATCAAGCCGGCTGGGGAGCGAGGGAATAGATTGGATCGGGAGGGCGAGTTGCGGCGCCCCAAAAAAAACcctaagctctaataccatgttaggaaagcaacttatctgtattgaaggcccaaggggcatatatatattacacatgacttgaggtgcaaggaaagtaaacatagactaataagaactcctagactaatactactagactaataaggactcctagactaatactaatacttcctaacaataTCCAGTCTCACGAACATGACACGGTTAGATAAGCTACCATGAATAACCAATGCCCTTACCCCTTAGTGTCCATTGATGGTAATTCATCACTTAGCTAACTATTTGAGGGAACAATGGTTCAATGCCCCTCAACTAAAATGAGGCAACACAAACAGAATAGCCACATAGGTAAAAAAAAACCTAAACTGTTGCAACACGAACATAGCCACATAGGTCAGGAAAGTAGTACCTACTCGGTTACTCCATTCCAAAATACAAACAGAATAGCATAATAGCCCCTACATAATTGTAAGAACTTAAAGAAAGAATGCATATCACTGTTATAATCCTAAAAAAATTACAATTATGTTTTAGTCCGAAAAATTAGCTAATAATAATAATGAAAGTCAGTATCACCAGTTGATAGAAGTCAAGAGAATTCCTTATTTGACCCTTCCTTAAAATTTGCTTCCCTATTTGGCCCTAAACAAAAAATTCTTCCTTTTTTGAcactatatttacaattttttaaCCAGACAGTGATGCTGCAGGTGACGGACATCGTCCTGGCAGACATGGACAAGGTGGACCTGTTCCTGCGCCACAGCCAGAGAGGAGGCTGATATCAGGACGAGACGACCGGTGGCAGCAACTGCCTCAGTCCAGGCGAGCGCGTGGTCTCCGGCTGCATGTGGCTGGCTGGCAGCGTTCCCCCGATCCTCCACTACCGGCTGTGTGCGTGGTCTCCAGCTGCTCGTGGCCAGCAGGAGGCGTTCTCGTCTGCTGACCGTGCGTGTGGTCTACAGGTGCCGGCACATGGGCGTTCTACGGCTAATTATGTATACGAGTTCCGGACATGGGCTATTTAGAGGATTTAATAGTGATTAATACTTTTGGAACATGATAAACTAACCAGTATGGTACTGATCTAGTACATGTTTTACAGAAGTTTCCTACGGCTTTTACACACAGATAAGTTCAGCTAAGGGCCAAATTACTGGAGTGCAACATCCGTGAACATCTGTAAAACATCGGTGAATTGATTGCTTCTTCTTTTGTGTGTGGAATTGATTGCTTGTTTACTTAGATATCCAGTATAGTCGCACAATGCACTAGGGGCAAAAATGGTCTTTTCATCTCACACTTAACACCGTAGCTGCCTAGAATAGAAGCAAAAGTTACATTGTGTGTCAAATAGGGAAGATAACATTATTTTGGGCTAAAAAAATAGGGAAGGAGATTTTAAGAAAGGGCCAAATAAGGAATTCTCTCATAAAAGTCGACAGGACACTATACATAGCCAAATAGGTCTTATTACTACTTGAAACTACGAGTTTACCTACAGCCAAAGTCTTCCTTGAGCTTATGACTCCCCTCAAGGGAAACAAAAGCTATGAACAGTAAGCTCTAGGGAAAGATGATTTTTGGGTGAAAATAAATGAGTAAAACTACAGTTAGTTTGGCCCCTAGGTAATGAAGACCACGCAGACACCATGCTGATTAAAAAATAGGAAGGAGGGTTCAGCAATACCACGTGAAAGCTATATTTCGGTGGGCagcgttttttttcttttgtcattTCCGCGCTAGTACCGTGCGTTTTATTTCGGCCCGCGGTGTCGGGTCCACTAGACAGTGACTATGGGCCAAAGGAGCTTGGCGCGAGTGGACGAAAAGTTTCGCCAAGTCTAGGTCTTCCAAGTCTGGCCATCTCACCAAATCCAGCgccgctgctcctccttctctcccCCCGTCACAAATCAAGCAGCAAGCACCGCCGGTTGTGATTCCGCAGCATGCCAACCTAGGCCGtcgcccccaccccccaccccttCCTCACGCACCGACAGATCTTGGCGGCGACACAACCATAGGCGCTGCAAGGTGAACCAATGCGGCAATGGGACAAGGGCAAACATACGGCTACTCGGTTCCATGGTGTATAGGGAGACTGAGCGACGGCGGTGAGCAGGGGCTTGGGCTAGCGCCGACGAGCAGGGAACAACAGCGGTGGCGTCTGCAATCTCAGCCGGTTCGACTCTCAACGCAATAACTGCAGCACCCCAGTGAGATATGCTCCGCACTAACGGCCGCATATGTGCCTCTCTCTCTCATCTGCATGGCCCATGCACAGGCTAGTCTTCATTTTTTTATCTCGTTTTAATGACCAGTTTGGTGCATGCATGCAGTGGAGGGAAGGAAAGGAGTAACGACTTAGTTCTGATTTATTTTCTTTCGAGAACAGCAGACAGGGAATTAAATGCAGCATAGCGATCGAAACGACCTCAGCGCTTCAATCAAGCGGGCCACAAAACAAGCCTAATAAAACGgaaatctgaagattttgaatTGAGCCCTCTaaacggaaaggagggagtaaaaTAGATAAAGAAAACTTGTAGGTGGTCACAACACAAGATTAACTACATACCCTGGGCGACGCCGTTTTTGCTTAGACTTGCTTTTTGAACTAACTTTGGCATCCTCgtcaccaatgttgtcattgCCACCTAAAATTTTGGGAAATGCTGATCATATATATGAACACATGTATTCTATCAGGTAAAGAAAAACTATATACAGCTAAATAAATGATCATGCAGTGTACAACATTGCTAAACTTCTAAAATGTGGATTCCTGGAAGGGAGGTGGTATAACAGCATTACTATATATTAGAAGTCATTTTTTTCACTTGCTATGTTAAGTAATACATAAGTACAATAACGATATTTTTTCACTATGTCAAATAACTTATCGGTAAATTCATAAATACTGATGGTATAAGTGACTTGATAATAAAGATGGCTTATAGTATAGACAATATTTCCTttgttccttggtatggactCATTTGTGGTACATATATATTACTATGTGAAACAGGAACTACTGAAAAGAACTCATATACAAGTTAAAGGTAAGATAAAAGTATTAATTAAGGACAAGTTCAGAGCTATCATCTGTTCAATACTTACCATTCTCCTGCACATCAGAATACAAGCCTGCTGCCAGCCAATTTTTCATGAAGGCCTTCTTTACCCGTTTCATAAGCTCTATTATGTAATCACCTTTACTGTTATACTTGGTACAGTTATCCCATATAAACTGCACATCCTTATAGACATCCTCTGAGTTCATATATTTGCTTCCACGTTCTAAATCTTGACATATTGTGCCAAAATCCATAGGAGTGTCGATAACATCAAGATAATCCTACACAATTTGCAAGTGTGAGTACAATAAAAAAATCACATGCAAATAGAGTGAATTATTTTCCATAAGAAATTGACTTAGGAGCTTGCATGTACTccttctgtcccaaaataagtgactcaactttgtactgaagttagtacaaagttgagtcacttattttgggactgaGGGAGTATAtaattactccctctgtaaactaatataagagcgtttagattcctaaagtagtgttctaaatgctcttatattagtttcttAGGTAGTTAGAACGATGGTCACAAGACATGCAGCTACAGAAGTCTGTCTGAGACACTGCTGAGAAAGTGGTCTGCATTTGTAATAACTGTTTCTTACTCTCAGTATGTTCAAGAAAAACAAATACACTGGGGTTCAGAACTTGATCTTGTGAGTAAGGAAAGCTTTGACTAGGTTTTAGTCCAATAATCATATAATTAGGCAGAGCTTTCACGTATGCCATAGATTAATACCCCTATCATAACCATCAGTTTTATTTGCTCGATCATAGAATTAAAGATGGGGCATTTGCTCGACCATAGAATTAAAGATGGGGCAGCAACCCATTTTAAAATAGAGTTACCCCAGAAAAAAATGTGAAAGGAAAAATAGAGGGCGTGGGAAATGGAAACCTGCATACTCATAACAAGTAGATGTCTGAACCAATTCAGTGGAAGTGATCGATACCACACCACTGAAGACATTTTGTGGAAGTGACTATATGACACCGAGACTTATGAGGGGCTGAGTCAACTAAGTGTTTAAGATCTTTTAGAAGGAATATATTTATGTGTGAAGCCTACCAAACTTCCAGGTGATTTGGAAAGAAAGAAGCGACACCACAAAATACTCACAGGTATTCCCAAAGCAATAGGATCAACTGGGGTGTTAAATGGCTCAGCTGCGTCGACCTTCATAACCTTCTTGATAGCCTGAGAGCAAAAGAGAATTTCAGTAAAGGTTTCATGTATTTCCGGTCTTTACCATGTGATATTTGGAGAATCAAAAGACGCCATGTAAAGTTGAGCCAGCTTGTACTCACTTCAAGTGCAGCAGCCAACTCTTTCTCATCGCGCTGAGATTCAAGGGCAGACTGCTTTATCTCCGACCCTTGCGAGTTCTTTGGCTCCGATGCACTCTCGCTTTCCTCGGTGACTAAAACAGGTTCCTGTTTACTTGGAAGAGATTCATCTACTTCATCAACCTCCATGTGTTGGGTTTTATCTTGTGCTGAAGAAGATAATCCCGCGGACACGATCTTTATGCTTCCTACTTTCTTTGCCACCTTGTCCTTATCAGAACCACTCAACTCCGACTCTTGCCCATCAGTTGTCTGGCCATCTGAGGATGCAGCGATGCCTTTTTCGGCGGTAACTTGGTTGCTCACTTCAGGGGCGGCAGTCTGAGATTTACCAGCAGTGGCGGGTGCCTGTGCTACCGACGAACTATTGCTGAGCTCTGACGCCTTGGAGGTTTTGAACTTCAGCTTCACACGACCGTACACTGCCCCCACCTTGAGCCTGGCGTACGGTATATCAGCGGCAGGATGAGCCGCACCTGGGGCAAGGACGCTCGGCTTCTCCGGTACAGGAGGAAGAGATGGATCGGGCACTGCCGGGGTGGAGCCCGAGACAGGCGCATTCTCCGCTGCGATGTTCTCTTCGGTGCTTGGGCTGGACGGAGATGCCGACGAAGAGTCTGCCCCGGTGGAATTCGAAGAACTCTTCTTGCCCGGCGTGCGGCTGCGCTTGCGCTTCATCTTATCCGTCTCTTGCTAGCACCCAGAGATGAAATACTTGGAAATAGGCCGCTCCGTCACCTGCGCGCCGCGCCCTGAGGGGATCGATCTCGCGACGGACTGAATTGGGAGGACCTAGTCGGAGAAACCATGAAcgggtggatggatggatgtgttaGATTACCAGGGGCACAGGGGCATCCAAGAAAAACCAGGCAACAGAGAGAGAGAACGTCCCGCTGCCGCGTCGACGAGAGAAGCTAGGGTTCCttaccggcggcagcagcagaagGACCGATCCACGGCAGTGCAGTACCAGCGGGGCTGGCTTGTAGAGTCGTTGGCGCGACGAACTTGTGAGGAACAAAAGACCGGGAACTGGGAGGCGACGAGTTTGGGGGGTGGatcggggaagaagagaggggtaggctggaggaggaggaggaagaagaggattggAAATCTCGGGAGCCTTTGTGGGTTTGTCGACTGGGCTGCGTGCCTTTAAGACAGTTCATGTGGGCCGGGCTGATTCTTGCGCTGGCGGACTGTCGAAGGTTGTTTATGTCATGCCATGGATGTCTCAGAAACAATGTCATTCCCAAGGGATCTTCAACAAAAAAAAAAAGAGTGTGAGTGGCACACAAGAAAAGCTGTGAGTGCCCTAGACGATTAGGGTTTTGACCTACTCCATCAGGACCCGATTGGCGTTGAGTCTATACGATCGACAGTTGCAGCGTGCCCCTGCTCCATACGCTAGTGGTGATGAGATACCATGCATGGCAAGACGTCTTGTTGCATTGGTCTTGGATTCCTCAAACAATTGGAATGTGGCAACGACATCATCGGTAGACATGTCCTTAAAACCGTACTCTCTTCTTATGCCCCATGCCATTTTGTTGATGATAAGGACCATGTACATTTAGCAATTTGTGCACAAGGAATCGCTTGGTCATGTTGAAACAATCTTGGCTCCTGTCACAATTATATGACTCAATATAGTCGTCAAGAGCCATTAGGCGCTCGAGAAGATGCTTGGGGGTCTCACCCTTCTTTATACAAAATTATTGTAATGCCCCATTTGTGATCTTATATTGTGCAATTTGAAGGAAGGAGGTAACGATCTTGGTCATCATAATGCTATTCCAACTAGGAGCATGCGACACGAAGCAATACTTATAACCTCTTAAGAATTAATTACTTTATACATTAACTAGGTCCATGTCGAATATCCCCATCTAGTTTCCTCCTATGCGAGTAAATCATTGGGTGGGGTCACTGTCACCTACGCGAGATACCATATAGATTGCAAATGCTTCTTGAATGACCGTGAAAGTTGTCCTGTGGGCTCATTTGGGGGCCATGTAGGTTAGTTTTGCCTATTTATACGTCTGACTGGACTGTTATGCGTCTTACGGGAACCTCCAACATTGACCCCAAATCACGCATTGTATCCGTTAACATACTAGTGAGGAGAAGTTTGCGGAAAGTGATCCATGAGCCGACCATCCAACCCTATCCCCTAAAACTTCTACCGCTCTCTTAAGTCCGCAAGCTTAAAATAACAACATATCAAAACGTAGATGGTTGAAAATGTTCAAATACGACAGTAGTTTTAATTTAAATATTATTACCTTTgtcttaaaattcttgtcttaaatttgtctagATATAATTGTATCTAACACTAAAACGTAACTAGATACATCTGTACTTATAAAATCTAAGTCAAGAATTTTAGGACACAAGGAGTATAATCTAACAAAGTTTTCAAATTagagtagttcaaatttgaattcaacTAGCATATATGTTATAGTTGTCCCCTTTAACCACCCAAATTCTCAATAAAATCTTCCTTGACTCGCTCATGAGTTGCTCCATGTCGAATTTGTTGATGCATTTGAACAAACTCTTCAAATATGAACAAATTATGATATGAAAAGTTGGATAGGTCACCCATGTTTTAGAATTCAAGAGTTACGACAACATATTCATCCTCATCATCCACaatcatattgtgcatgatcacacaacatATCATCACCTCCCACAAGATCCACAAACAACTGCAAAACGGGCCTGGAGCACTCCAAATGCCATCTCTACATCCTTTCTAGCTCCTTCTTGTCTTTGGGCAAAGTGATAACTTTTCTAACCAATTGCACAAACATGGTCTTGACAAAGGTAGCCCACAGAGGACAGATATCGTCAACTAGATAGTAGCCCATGCTGCATTGATGCCCATAGTTGCAAGGAGAAGCTTGCCCTCCAGTCAGCCTAGCAAGCAATGGAGaccatggcaacacattgatgtcaTTATGAGACCCAAGCATGCCAAATCCagaggtcatgtgatgtaattgcTTCAAGAATGATGGTGGGCTTATTAACATGACCCTGATATTGCCTTTGTAGAGCTTTTACACAAGTCTTCCATCTCCAGTGCATGCAATCAAGAGATTCGAGCAAACTTGGTCACCCTCTTGCTTCGGATATTGCCAAGAGCCTCTCAGTGTTTGAGATAATAGGTTCTCTCAAGTACTTAGGTCCAAACACCTTGATCACGGTGTCAGTGTTAAATTCGTCATATGTCGAGGTAGGGATCCTAAGTTAGGCGTCTTGGAGCGATGGTAACATGGACACGAGATTTTACCCGGGTTCGGGCTCTCTCGAAGAGATAATCCCCTACATCATGCTTTTCATTGTAATGATGTGAGGGATAGTATAGAGTACATGTATCTATCACGATATTGTTGTAATGAATATGAGATGTCCCTCATTATCTAGCCTTGCCTTGATTTATATAATGCACGACATGTCTAGGGTTTAGAAAAGTCCTCGTCTTGGGCGGCAAGTCTTGTGTAATCTTCCATATATACGTCATGGGTTGCCCGACGAGGCCCATTAGTGAACCGCCATAGAGGTCCTCGGCCCGGCCCTCCTGGTCGGGGGACGGCGTGGTGAGTATCCCCTAATACATGACTCCATGTAACCCCTTGCACCGATCTTCAAATTGGGGACACTCCTCGGTTCTTCCCAACTGTTCTTTGTCTTTGGTTGTCGGTCTTGAAGGTCGGTTCAACAAATATTCTCATATCTGATCTCGAGGATGACTGAGGTGTATCTGAAGAATTCACACGTCGAACATCCGAGGAGCTCCTTTAATTTCTCGGCATTTATCAATGCCATGGATTACTGGGAAAGGGCTTATAGGTGGAACCCAACTAGTGGTGGGCACGGTGTGCTACCCACCACAACTATTTTTGAAAACAAGTA harbors:
- the LOC123407226 gene encoding ankyrin repeat, bromo and BTB domain-containing protein DDB_G0293800 — translated: MKRKRSRTPGKKSSSNSTGADSSSASPSSPSTEENIAAENAPVSGSTPAVPDPSLPPVPEKPSVLAPGAAHPAADIPYARLKVGAVYGRVKLKFKTSKASELSNSSSVAQAPATAGKSQTAAPEVSNQVTAEKGIAASSDGQTTDGQESELSGSDKDKVAKKVGSIKIVSAGLSSSAQDKTQHMEVDEVDESLPSKQEPVLVTEESESASEPKNSQGSEIKQSALESQRDEKELAAALEAIKKVMKVDAAEPFNTPVDPIALGIPDYLDVIDTPMDFGTICQDLERGSKYMNSEDVYKDVQFIWDNCTKYNSKGDYIIELMKRVKKAFMKNWLAAGLYSDVQENGGNDNIGDEDAKVSSKSKSKQKRRRPGNDRHKNDCACAVCQVTRRKKERDEFLSVDNEVTVVNISEERNMEVNFGDNNHGSHDTASSQEQPRHTDVFKATMETDDQMEDRGKSVNNPSPDYEDEVSRQYSEEKEEEYKDLNSQDELTSTQPNDDPVVGRHEQKAQTEIGQEVEMEDLPIQQENESFLQVCARLFPSKQGSAFRGRHSLFRQQRRVVASKESPLHAALTAIMKR